A single window of Mycobacterium sp. ITM-2016-00318 DNA harbors:
- a CDS encoding glycine betaine ABC transporter substrate-binding protein, with the protein MTTIRPGRALTVASVLLAGVLVGCGLQSASGAILEARPGTIGHYDSLKDVKLTVAAKDFTEQLILGNMFSTVLSAAGADVTNLTNIPGSFGARHAMTSGEANVSPEYTGTGWINYLGNENPVKGEEAQYLATKEADAKNGLTWLPPAPMDDTYAFAIRESEAQRLGISKLSDLVKLNKADLTFCIESEFANRNDGFIPMLKTYGLSRQQLGRVTNLDTGVIYTATADGQCNFGEVFTTDGRIPGLKLRVLEDDKAFFPHYNLSAVVNSKVLEEHPEVADIFAKLSPKLTNEVMLELNAKVDTGGEDPAIVARDWLVKEGLLT; encoded by the coding sequence ATGACCACCATCCGACCTGGACGCGCGCTCACGGTGGCGAGTGTGCTGCTCGCCGGTGTACTCGTCGGCTGCGGTCTGCAGTCGGCCAGCGGCGCGATCCTCGAGGCACGGCCGGGCACGATCGGCCACTACGACTCGCTCAAGGACGTCAAGCTGACCGTCGCGGCGAAGGACTTCACCGAGCAGTTGATTCTCGGGAACATGTTCTCGACGGTGCTGTCCGCGGCGGGTGCGGACGTCACCAACCTGACCAACATCCCCGGCAGTTTCGGCGCACGACACGCGATGACAAGCGGCGAGGCCAATGTCTCGCCCGAGTACACCGGCACCGGTTGGATCAATTACCTCGGCAACGAGAACCCGGTCAAAGGCGAAGAGGCGCAGTATCTGGCGACCAAGGAAGCCGACGCCAAGAACGGACTGACCTGGCTGCCGCCCGCGCCGATGGACGACACGTACGCCTTCGCGATCCGTGAGTCAGAAGCCCAGCGGCTCGGCATCAGCAAGCTGTCCGACCTCGTGAAGCTGAACAAGGCCGACCTCACCTTCTGCATCGAAAGCGAATTCGCCAATCGCAACGACGGATTCATCCCGATGCTGAAGACGTACGGATTGAGTCGACAGCAGCTCGGGCGGGTCACCAACCTGGACACCGGCGTCATCTACACCGCCACGGCCGACGGCCAGTGCAACTTCGGTGAGGTCTTCACCACCGACGGTCGCATACCGGGCCTCAAGCTGCGCGTGCTCGAGGATGACAAGGCCTTCTTCCCGCACTACAACCTGTCCGCCGTGGTCAATTCGAAGGTCCTCGAGGAGCACCCGGAGGTGGCCGACATCTTCGCGAAGCTCAGCCCCAAGCTGACCAACGAGGTCATGCTGGAGCTCAATGCCAAGGTCGACACCGGCGGTGAAGACCCCGCGATCGTTGCGCGTGACTGGTTGGTCAAGGAAGGCTTGCTGACGTAG
- a CDS encoding TIGR03854 family LLM class F420-dependent oxidoreductase — MKVRFGVGLGADRGPDQLAEVVDYLEAADVDSLWFSELVYSDLVDPFVGMAFTLARTTRMKVGTSVAVLPGRHPVLVAKQLASLAALAPKRVLPVFGLRSALPAERDLFVVPDGKRAAVFDESLKLLRIALREDNVDFSGDYFSVRDAQVLPKPAPPLDIWIGGATDAAFRRIGTLGDGWLGSFLTPAEAGLARQAIIAAAQEAGREIEPDHYGINLAVGDGELPAAVLAAVRKRRPDLDPAELVASDWPTLHRRLDDYIAAGLTKFVIRPAGGSDMETFLETFVSELMPRQN, encoded by the coding sequence GTGAAGGTCCGGTTCGGAGTAGGGCTGGGGGCCGATCGAGGTCCCGACCAGCTGGCCGAAGTCGTCGATTACCTCGAGGCCGCCGACGTCGACTCACTCTGGTTCTCCGAACTCGTCTACTCGGACCTTGTGGACCCGTTCGTCGGCATGGCGTTCACGTTGGCGCGCACGACACGGATGAAGGTGGGCACTTCGGTGGCGGTACTGCCGGGCCGTCACCCGGTGCTGGTCGCCAAGCAGCTCGCATCGCTGGCCGCGCTCGCTCCCAAGCGGGTGCTGCCGGTCTTCGGTCTGCGTTCGGCGTTACCGGCCGAGCGCGACCTCTTCGTCGTGCCCGACGGTAAGCGCGCGGCAGTCTTCGACGAGTCGCTGAAACTGCTGCGCATCGCGCTGCGGGAGGACAACGTCGACTTCTCGGGAGACTACTTCAGCGTGCGGGACGCGCAGGTACTCCCAAAACCGGCTCCGCCGCTGGATATTTGGATCGGCGGAGCGACGGACGCCGCCTTCCGGCGGATCGGAACGCTCGGCGACGGCTGGTTGGGCAGTTTCCTGACCCCCGCCGAGGCGGGCCTGGCGCGACAAGCGATCATCGCCGCCGCGCAGGAGGCAGGCCGCGAGATCGAACCCGACCATTACGGAATCAACCTGGCAGTCGGCGACGGTGAACTACCCGCTGCGGTGCTGGCGGCCGTTCGCAAACGCAGGCCCGATCTGGATCCGGCCGAGCTCGTCGCGTCCGATTGGCCGACCCTGCACCGGCGACTCGACGACTACATCGCAGCCGGCTTGACGAAATTCGTCATCAGGCCTGCGGGAGGTAGCGACATGGAGACCTTCCTCGAGACGTTCGTCTCCGAACTCATGCCGCGCCAGAACTAG
- a CDS encoding ABC transporter permease → MESITGDSESRGQGRRLGLGRLVLQPVLCIVVVVGALLYVYNADVSETERRSLAVPQLLTLLREHMTISLAATLLTCVVAIPLGIALTRGRFRRYSQPIITVAGFGQAAPAIGLIALGAVLFGIGEIGAIIALTVYGALPIVANTVTGLDGVEPRLVEASRGMGMSAWSTLLRIELPLALPVIVAGVRTALVLIVGTAALASFTGAGGLGQLITTGIKLQQTVTLVVGAVLVAALALFIDWLARVAEIVAAPKGL, encoded by the coding sequence ATCGAGAGCATCACAGGCGATTCCGAGTCGCGTGGCCAGGGTCGTCGGCTTGGCCTCGGCCGGTTGGTCCTTCAGCCCGTGCTCTGCATCGTGGTGGTCGTGGGTGCCCTTCTCTACGTCTACAACGCCGACGTGTCGGAGACCGAACGGCGCTCACTCGCGGTGCCGCAGTTGCTCACGTTGCTCCGCGAGCACATGACCATCAGCCTTGCGGCCACGTTGCTGACGTGTGTGGTCGCCATCCCCCTGGGAATAGCGTTGACCCGCGGGCGATTCCGCCGTTACTCGCAGCCGATCATCACCGTCGCCGGCTTCGGACAGGCCGCACCGGCGATCGGTTTGATCGCACTGGGCGCCGTGCTGTTCGGCATCGGTGAAATCGGTGCGATCATCGCGCTCACGGTCTACGGCGCACTGCCGATCGTCGCGAACACCGTCACCGGTCTCGACGGCGTCGAACCGCGGTTGGTCGAGGCCTCCCGCGGTATGGGGATGTCGGCCTGGTCCACCCTCCTCCGGATCGAGCTGCCCCTGGCACTTCCCGTGATCGTGGCCGGTGTCCGTACCGCTCTTGTCCTCATCGTCGGAACCGCAGCCCTCGCGTCGTTCACCGGTGCCGGTGGGCTCGGGCAGTTGATCACGACCGGCATCAAGCTGCAGCAGACGGTGACGCTGGTCGTCGGCGCGGTGCTCGTCGCGGCGCTTGCTCTGTTCATCGACTGGTTGGCACGGGTCGCCGAGATCGTCGCCGCGCCGAAAGGGCTGTAG
- a CDS encoding IS1182 family transposase — MLGRSDDQRELLDAESVAGHLLKSDSVFAFLSAHRSELFPEEMFADLFPSRRGRPSVPAEVMASVITLQALHGLSDNETVDAVTFDLRWKAACGLPITAPAFHSTTLTYWRRRLAASARPNRIFEAVKAVVTETGVLAKKTRRALDSTVLDDAVATQDTVTQLIAAIRRVRREVPAAAAVIEQHCTAHDYDDPGKPAIAWNDKAARDALVDGLVSDAHRVLGHLPEHELDPRAAEAVALLALIAGQDVEPVEGSDGTDGHWRIAQKVAPDRVISTVDPDSRHAHKTVHRRQDGFKAHLAIEPDTGIITDCALTKASGSDNHEAVIGLALLEDEPSPVRVLGDSAYGTGATRAALAEAKHTTIIKPIPLRSPVPGGFTTDDFTIDFDARTVTCPANHTLPIPPSGGVGFTTRCRSCPLASQCTTAVNGRKLTLSEYEPLQRAARSRARDPEWQAEYRQHRPMVERSIAWLTRNNRRVRYRGVTRNDHWLHHRSAALNLRRLISLGLTHTGTTWAIA; from the coding sequence GTGCTGGGTCGATCTGATGATCAGCGAGAGTTGTTGGATGCCGAGTCGGTGGCCGGGCATCTTCTGAAGTCCGACAGTGTGTTTGCGTTCCTGTCCGCACATCGGAGTGAGTTGTTTCCTGAGGAGATGTTCGCCGATCTGTTTCCCTCGCGGCGGGGTCGGCCCAGTGTTCCGGCTGAGGTGATGGCCAGCGTGATCACCCTGCAGGCGCTGCACGGCCTGTCGGATAACGAGACCGTCGACGCGGTCACCTTTGACCTGCGGTGGAAGGCGGCCTGCGGATTGCCGATCACCGCACCGGCGTTTCACTCCACGACGTTGACCTACTGGCGGCGCCGACTGGCGGCCTCAGCTCGGCCGAACCGAATCTTTGAGGCGGTCAAAGCCGTCGTCACCGAGACCGGCGTGTTGGCCAAGAAGACGCGGCGGGCGTTGGATTCCACCGTCCTCGATGATGCGGTGGCTACTCAGGACACCGTGACTCAGTTGATCGCCGCGATCCGGCGGGTCCGCCGCGAGGTTCCCGCCGCCGCGGCGGTGATCGAACAGCACTGCACTGCTCACGATTACGACGACCCGGGCAAGCCCGCGATTGCCTGGAACGACAAGGCCGCCCGTGACGCATTGGTAGATGGCCTGGTCAGTGATGCTCATCGAGTGCTCGGGCATCTACCCGAGCACGAACTCGATCCTCGGGCTGCTGAGGCGGTGGCGTTGTTGGCGCTGATCGCCGGCCAGGACGTCGAACCGGTCGAGGGCTCCGATGGCACCGACGGGCACTGGCGTATCGCGCAGAAGGTCGCCCCGGATCGGGTGATCTCCACTGTGGATCCCGACAGCCGCCACGCCCATAAGACGGTGCACCGCCGTCAGGACGGGTTCAAAGCCCACCTCGCGATCGAACCCGACACCGGGATCATCACCGACTGCGCGCTGACCAAAGCCAGCGGATCTGACAACCACGAAGCCGTCATCGGGTTGGCCCTCCTGGAGGACGAGCCGAGCCCGGTGCGAGTGCTCGGCGATTCGGCCTACGGCACCGGTGCGACTCGCGCTGCGCTCGCCGAGGCCAAGCACACCACGATCATCAAACCGATACCCCTGCGCTCCCCGGTACCCGGCGGATTCACCACCGATGACTTCACCATCGATTTCGACGCCCGCACCGTCACCTGCCCGGCCAACCACACGCTGCCGATTCCGCCCAGCGGCGGAGTCGGTTTCACAACACGTTGCCGCTCATGCCCTTTAGCGTCTCAATGCACTACCGCGGTTAACGGACGCAAACTCACCCTCAGTGAGTACGAACCGCTGCAGCGCGCAGCCCGCAGTCGAGCACGCGACCCCGAGTGGCAAGCCGAGTACCGCCAGCATCGGCCCATGGTCGAACGCTCCATCGCCTGGCTCACCCGCAACAACCGCAGAGTCCGCTACCGCGGCGTCACCCGCAACGACCACTGGCTGCACCACCGCAGCGCCGCACTCAACCTGCGTCGCCTCATCTCACTGGGCCTGACTCACACCGGAACTACCTGGGCTATCGCCTAA
- a CDS encoding betaine/proline/choline family ABC transporter ATP-binding protein (Members of the family are the ATP-binding subunit of ABC transporters for substrates such as betaine, L-proline or other amino acids, choline, carnitine, etc. The substrate specificity is best determined from the substrate-binding subunit, rather than this subunit, as it interacts with the permease subunit and not with substrate directly.), with translation MSESKTTGGARILLDGVTKKYAAQSQAAVDNITMEIPAGEIVMLVGPSGCGKTTTMKMINRLIEPTSGRILIGDDDVTKRDPDQLRRHIGYVIQGAGLFPHLTVGDNIAIVPRLLKWDKKRISTRVDELLELVSLDPSQYRGRYPRELSGGQQQRIGVARALAADPPVLLMDEPFGAVDPITRQRLQDELLRLQDELRKTIVFVTHDFDEAVKLGDRIAILQAGSKIVQYDSPERILAEPADDFVRGFVGAGAALKQLTLTRVRDVDLHAAAVARVGGDAAEAIAAARSLDREHVIVLDDQDRPQRWLSLTELEQANALDNVARDEELEVVNVASTLNDALDVMLTSSHGVVVVTGRRNSYQGVISIETIMDAMSDLRRSEQPSGAPS, from the coding sequence GTGTCTGAATCTAAAACCACTGGCGGCGCCAGGATCCTGCTCGATGGCGTGACCAAGAAGTACGCCGCGCAATCGCAGGCGGCTGTCGACAACATCACCATGGAGATCCCGGCCGGCGAGATCGTCATGCTCGTCGGGCCTTCGGGATGCGGCAAGACCACCACCATGAAGATGATCAACCGGCTCATCGAGCCGACGAGTGGACGCATCCTCATCGGCGATGACGACGTGACCAAGCGCGATCCCGACCAGCTGCGGCGCCACATCGGCTACGTGATCCAGGGTGCGGGACTGTTCCCCCATCTGACCGTCGGCGACAACATCGCGATCGTGCCCCGCCTGCTGAAGTGGGACAAGAAGCGCATCTCTACCCGTGTCGATGAACTGCTCGAACTGGTGAGCCTCGATCCGTCGCAGTACCGCGGCCGCTACCCGCGCGAACTGTCGGGCGGCCAACAGCAGCGCATCGGAGTTGCGAGGGCTTTGGCCGCCGACCCGCCGGTGCTGTTGATGGACGAACCGTTCGGCGCGGTCGACCCCATCACCCGGCAACGGCTGCAGGACGAGTTGCTGCGGCTGCAGGACGAGTTACGCAAGACCATCGTCTTTGTCACTCACGACTTCGATGAAGCGGTCAAGCTCGGCGACCGGATCGCGATACTTCAGGCCGGCTCCAAGATCGTGCAGTACGACTCCCCCGAACGGATTCTCGCCGAACCCGCCGACGACTTCGTGCGCGGCTTCGTCGGCGCAGGCGCTGCGCTCAAACAGCTGACCCTGACCAGGGTGCGCGACGTCGATCTGCACGCGGCCGCCGTGGCGCGGGTAGGCGGCGACGCCGCGGAAGCCATTGCGGCGGCCCGCTCGCTCGACCGCGAGCATGTGATCGTGCTCGATGACCAGGACCGGCCGCAACGGTGGTTGTCGCTCACCGAACTCGAGCAGGCGAATGCGCTGGACAATGTCGCACGGGACGAGGAACTCGAGGTCGTCAACGTCGCCTCGACGCTCAATGACGCTCTCGACGTGATGCTCACCTCATCGCACGGGGTGGTGGTGGTGACCGGCAGACGCAACAGCTATCAAGGCGTCATCAGTATCGAAACGATCATGGACGCGATGAGCGACCTCCGGCGCAGCGAGCAGCCGTCAGGGGCACCCTCGTGA
- a CDS encoding DUF4383 domain-containing protein — MKWSFAQVALLIIAAFHVIQSIVGFIIEPSFATGPDAPTAQVWGMDYNGWHAVAGLALFAPGLVFALRKSWSVLYLLLAAVGGALPGIWAFFSNQVAYVFAFPNNITDAVVHLVTSAVMIGVALIQIRLDGGLKNTLADLRSTGRSAEERSTLEG, encoded by the coding sequence GTGAAGTGGAGTTTCGCCCAAGTCGCGCTGCTGATCATCGCCGCGTTCCACGTCATTCAGTCGATCGTCGGCTTCATCATCGAGCCGAGCTTCGCAACCGGCCCTGACGCACCGACCGCACAGGTGTGGGGGATGGACTACAACGGCTGGCACGCAGTGGCAGGGCTGGCGTTGTTCGCTCCCGGACTGGTGTTCGCACTTCGCAAGTCGTGGTCGGTGCTCTACCTTCTCCTCGCCGCTGTCGGCGGGGCGCTACCCGGCATCTGGGCGTTCTTCTCGAACCAGGTCGCCTACGTCTTCGCCTTTCCCAACAACATCACCGACGCGGTGGTCCACCTTGTGACGTCGGCGGTGATGATCGGCGTAGCGCTGATACAGATCCGGCTCGATGGCGGCTTGAAGAACACGCTCGCCGATCTGCGATCGACGGGGAGGAGCGCTGAAGAGCGATCAACGCTAGAGGGCTAG
- a CDS encoding ABC transporter permease, with product MGFVEFVQDRWPVLSFLAYQHMSLVVQTLILATVIALAIGVLIYRSPVGVALGNSLTAIGLTIPSYALLGVLVGIVGLGVVPSVILLVFFGIFPILRNVVVGLNGVDKTLIESSRGMGMSRFATLIRLELPLAWPVIMTGVRISAQMLMGIAAIAAYALGPGLGGYIFSGISRMGGANATNSIVAATVGILILAVILDTVLNFFTRLTVPRGIRV from the coding sequence ATGGGCTTCGTCGAGTTCGTTCAGGACCGTTGGCCGGTTCTGTCGTTCCTCGCCTACCAGCACATGAGCCTCGTGGTTCAGACCCTCATCCTGGCTACAGTCATCGCTCTTGCCATCGGCGTGCTGATCTATCGGTCGCCGGTCGGCGTGGCGCTCGGCAACAGCCTCACCGCCATCGGCCTGACCATCCCCTCCTATGCGCTACTCGGCGTACTGGTCGGCATCGTCGGACTCGGTGTCGTACCTTCAGTGATCCTGCTGGTGTTCTTCGGCATCTTTCCGATCCTGCGCAACGTCGTCGTCGGCCTCAACGGCGTCGACAAGACCTTGATCGAGTCGTCACGCGGGATGGGGATGAGCCGCTTCGCCACTCTCATCCGGCTCGAGTTGCCGCTGGCCTGGCCGGTCATCATGACAGGCGTGCGCATCTCGGCGCAGATGCTGATGGGCATCGCCGCCATTGCGGCGTACGCGCTCGGACCTGGCCTCGGCGGCTACATCTTCTCCGGCATCTCCCGCATGGGCGGGGCCAACGCGACCAACTCCATCGTCGCCGCGACGGTGGGCATCCTTATCCTGGCGGTCATCCTGGACACAGTCTTGAACTTCTTCACCCGCCTCACCGTCCCGAGGGGGATACGTGTCTGA
- a CDS encoding MOSC domain-containing protein produces MASVLSVNLARVRPNPDAPSRRTGIDKVSTDEAVMVRAPGPMRSGLASGLVGDTIGNQKLHGGDDQAVYVYAREDLDHWETELARPLSNGMFGENVTTSGIEVTGAVIGERWRIGHDGPLLEVSAPRTPCRTFSAFLEIGNWIKTFTRAAKPGAYLRVITPGTVRAGDAIFIESRPDHNVTIDLVFRARMSDRKLLPHLLQADALSAELKAYARRRAGASAT; encoded by the coding sequence GTGGCATCAGTCCTGTCGGTCAACCTCGCACGAGTCCGCCCGAACCCCGACGCGCCGTCGAGGCGTACCGGCATCGACAAGGTGTCGACAGACGAAGCGGTCATGGTGCGGGCGCCGGGCCCCATGCGAAGTGGCCTCGCCAGCGGCCTTGTCGGCGACACGATCGGCAATCAGAAGCTGCACGGTGGCGACGATCAGGCCGTCTACGTGTATGCCCGTGAGGATCTCGATCACTGGGAGACCGAGCTCGCACGGCCGCTGAGCAATGGCATGTTCGGGGAGAATGTCACGACGTCGGGAATCGAGGTGACCGGCGCGGTGATCGGCGAACGATGGCGCATCGGGCACGACGGTCCGCTGTTGGAGGTATCCGCCCCTCGGACACCATGTCGCACGTTCTCGGCATTCCTCGAGATCGGCAACTGGATCAAGACCTTCACCCGCGCGGCGAAACCAGGTGCATACCTTCGGGTCATCACACCGGGAACCGTGCGCGCGGGAGATGCGATATTCATCGAATCCCGGCCCGACCACAACGTCACCATCGACCTTGTGTTCCGTGCCAGGATGTCGGATCGAAAGCTGCTTCCGCACCTGCTGCAGGCGGATGCGCTATCCGCAGAGCTCAAGGCCTACGCGCGTCGCCGCGCAGGCGCGAGCGCAACGTGA